In one Methanomicrobia archaeon genomic region, the following are encoded:
- a CDS encoding heavy metal-binding domain-containing protein, which yields MIITTTDSVPGYSYEILGVAFGNTVRAKHIGKDIAAGLKTIVGGELQEYTEMLSDARQEALNRLINDAQRLGADALLNVRFTTSQTMAGAAELLAYGTAVRLIKSN from the coding sequence ATGATCATCACAACGACGGACTCTGTCCCGGGTTACAGCTACGAGATCCTCGGGGTCGCGTTCGGAAACACCGTACGGGCAAAGCACATCGGAAAAGACATCGCCGCTGGCCTGAAGACGATCGTGGGCGGCGAGTTGCAGGAATACACCGAGATGCTGTCTGATGCACGCCAGGAGGCGCTGAACCGACTGATCAACGATGCACAGCGGCTCGGTGCCGATGCTCTACTTAACGTCCGGTTCACGACCTCGCAGACGATGGCTGGAGCTGCAGAGCTGCTGGCTTATGGCACGGCGGTTCGGTTGATCAAATCGAATTAA